A region from the Streptomyces sp. 3214.6 genome encodes:
- a CDS encoding SigE family RNA polymerase sigma factor: MRQVRADEYAEFAAARARHLYRSACLLTAGDTHLAEDLVQETLGRLYVRWGRVSRVDNPAGYAQTVLTRTFLAHQRRRSSREQAVDVFPDMPDGSGSDTSLRLTLMQALGRLPAKDRAVVVLRYWEDRSIEETADAMNASSAAVRTRCSRALGRLRELLGEDMSEYARP, translated from the coding sequence ATGAGGCAGGTCCGCGCGGACGAGTACGCCGAGTTCGCGGCGGCGCGTGCCCGGCATCTGTATCGGTCGGCGTGTCTGCTCACCGCGGGGGACACGCACCTCGCCGAGGATCTGGTTCAGGAGACCCTCGGCAGGCTGTACGTCCGCTGGGGACGGGTGTCCCGGGTCGACAACCCGGCCGGGTACGCGCAGACCGTCCTCACCCGCACCTTCCTCGCCCACCAGCGCAGACGCAGCAGCCGCGAGCAGGCCGTGGACGTGTTCCCCGACATGCCCGACGGCAGCGGCAGCGACACTTCGTTGCGACTGACGCTGATGCAGGCCCTCGGGCGGCTGCCGGCCAAGGACCGGGCGGTGGTGGTCCTTCGGTACTGGGAGGACCGCTCGATCGAGGAGACCGCCGACGCGATGAACGCCAGCTCGGCGGCTGTGCGGACGCGGTGCTCGCGCGCGCTCGGACGGTTGCGGGAGCTGCTCGGCGAGGACATGAGCGAGTACGCCCGGCCCTGA
- a CDS encoding IS701 family transposase: protein MTPDEIAAVRGELEAFAAEVFEPFARKDQRRWGQVYLRGLLTDGQRKSVEPMAARLGEDGNRQALANFITTSPWDPAHIRAQLAWRMEEAIGPEALVFDDTGFLKDGSASACVSRQYTGTAGKVTNCQVGVSLHLASDHASAAVNWRLFLPQTWDPASPKADADKIARRAGCGIPDDVGHVEKWQLALDMLDETRSWGLEVPLAVADAGYGDAAAFRHGLQARGLNYVVGISTTLSAQPADAVPVAEPYSGMGRPPVAKYPDKPQPVKELVIAAGRKAARRVQWREGSRPGTGRSGRKRMHSRFVALRIRPAGREVRQMADGPELPVCWLLAEWPAGESEPVQYWLSDLPSGMPLTTLVRLAKLRWRIEHDYREMKQALGLAHFEGRTWNGWHHHVTLVSVAHAFCTLQRLARAPKDTGPA, encoded by the coding sequence GTGACTCCGGACGAGATTGCTGCGGTGCGTGGTGAGTTGGAGGCGTTCGCGGCGGAGGTGTTCGAGCCGTTCGCGCGCAAGGACCAGCGCCGGTGGGGGCAGGTCTATCTGCGGGGGCTGCTGACCGACGGACAGCGTAAGTCGGTCGAGCCGATGGCCGCCCGGCTTGGGGAGGACGGCAATCGTCAGGCATTGGCCAACTTCATCACCACCAGCCCCTGGGACCCGGCACATATCCGGGCCCAGCTCGCCTGGCGGATGGAGGAGGCGATCGGGCCCGAGGCCCTGGTCTTCGACGACACCGGGTTCCTCAAGGACGGGAGCGCCTCGGCATGCGTGTCGCGGCAGTACACCGGCACCGCGGGCAAGGTCACCAACTGCCAGGTCGGCGTCTCGCTCCACCTCGCGTCCGACCACGCCTCGGCGGCGGTCAACTGGCGGCTGTTTTTGCCCCAGACGTGGGATCCCGCCTCGCCGAAGGCCGATGCCGACAAGATCGCCCGCCGTGCCGGCTGCGGCATCCCGGACGATGTCGGGCACGTGGAGAAGTGGCAGCTGGCCCTGGACATGCTCGATGAGACCCGCTCCTGGGGACTCGAGGTGCCGCTGGCCGTCGCGGACGCCGGATACGGCGACGCCGCCGCCTTCCGGCACGGACTGCAGGCCCGCGGCCTGAATTACGTGGTGGGGATCTCCACCACGCTCTCCGCCCAGCCCGCCGACGCGGTGCCGGTGGCCGAGCCGTACTCCGGGATGGGCCGCCCGCCGGTGGCGAAGTATCCCGACAAGCCGCAGCCGGTGAAGGAGCTGGTCATCGCGGCGGGCCGGAAAGCGGCCAGACGGGTGCAGTGGCGGGAGGGCTCCCGGCCCGGCACCGGCCGCTCGGGCCGCAAGCGGATGCACTCCCGCTTCGTTGCCCTGCGCATCCGGCCTGCCGGACGCGAGGTCCGACAGATGGCCGACGGCCCGGAACTGCCCGTGTGCTGGCTGCTGGCCGAATGGCCCGCCGGCGAGAGCGAGCCGGTGCAGTACTGGCTGTCCGACCTGCCCTCCGGCATGCCCCTGACCACACTGGTCCGCCTCGCCAAACTCCGCTGGCGCATCGAGCACGACTACCGGGAGATGAAACAGGCCCTGGGACTTGCCCACTTCGAGGGCCGCACCTGGAACGGATGGCACCACCACGTCACCCTCGTCTCCGTCGCGCACGCCTTCTGCACCCTGCAACGACTGGCCCGAGCCCCAAAAGACACGGGGCCGGCCTGA
- a CDS encoding Nramp family divalent metal transporter: MADTTGPPTGNFTDTEAPSDIDLHGNTSPRKSSWKYIGPGIVVAATGVGAGDLVATLIAGSNFGYTLLWAAVVGCLVKISLAEAAGRWHLSTGRTLFDGWASLGRWTTWFFVVYVVVWGFVYGAAAMSSSALPLQALFPDVMDLKSWAIACGLVGLVFVWFNKYAVFEKVMTVLVGVMFVVTVYLAIRVTPNLGDAFAGLLPVLPDEKDSVLNTLGLIGGVGGTITLAAYGYWVNAKGWTNTGWMKVMRLDNRVAYITTGVFVVAMLFVGAELLHSANVAIASGDKGLVQLSDILEAEYGTATAKFFLIGFFATSFTSLIGVWHGVSLMFADFVARYRHQGESVGGATGGATGAEVASGERERSWPFRAYLLWLTFPPIVLLFQGQPFRLVILYGVLGAAFLPFLAGTLLWLLNTSRTPREWRNGLLSNAMLVLAGLLFLVLCVKQIWDQPWSEFF, translated from the coding sequence ATGGCGGACACCACGGGACCCCCCACAGGAAACTTCACGGACACCGAGGCTCCATCCGACATCGACCTCCACGGCAACACCTCCCCCCGCAAATCCAGTTGGAAGTACATCGGCCCCGGCATCGTGGTAGCGGCGACTGGCGTCGGCGCCGGTGACCTGGTCGCCACCCTCATCGCCGGCAGCAACTTCGGCTACACCCTGCTCTGGGCGGCCGTCGTCGGCTGCCTGGTCAAGATCTCCCTCGCCGAGGCCGCCGGCCGCTGGCACCTCTCCACCGGCCGCACCCTCTTCGACGGCTGGGCGAGCCTGGGCCGTTGGACGACATGGTTCTTCGTCGTCTACGTCGTCGTCTGGGGCTTCGTCTACGGCGCGGCGGCGATGTCGTCGAGCGCGCTGCCGCTCCAGGCGCTGTTCCCGGACGTGATGGACCTCAAGTCGTGGGCCATCGCCTGCGGGTTGGTGGGCCTGGTGTTCGTCTGGTTCAACAAGTACGCCGTCTTCGAGAAGGTCATGACGGTCCTGGTGGGCGTCATGTTCGTGGTGACGGTGTACCTGGCGATCCGGGTCACCCCGAACCTCGGCGACGCCTTCGCGGGCCTGCTCCCGGTCCTGCCCGACGAGAAGGACTCCGTCCTCAACACCCTCGGCCTGATCGGCGGCGTCGGCGGCACGATCACGCTGGCCGCGTACGGCTACTGGGTCAACGCCAAGGGCTGGACGAACACGGGCTGGATGAAGGTCATGCGGCTCGACAACCGCGTCGCGTACATCACCACCGGCGTCTTCGTCGTCGCGATGCTCTTCGTCGGGGCGGAGCTACTGCACTCCGCGAACGTGGCGATCGCGAGCGGCGACAAGGGGCTCGTCCAGCTGAGCGACATCCTGGAGGCGGAGTACGGCACGGCGACCGCCAAGTTCTTCCTGATCGGCTTCTTCGCCACCTCCTTCACCTCCCTGATCGGCGTCTGGCACGGCGTGAGCCTGATGTTCGCCGACTTCGTGGCGCGGTACCGCCATCAGGGCGAGTCGGTGGGCGGGGCGACGGGCGGGGCGACTGGCGCTGAGGTCGCCTCCGGCGAGCGGGAACGCTCCTGGCCCTTCCGGGCGTACTTGCTGTGGCTGACCTTCCCGCCGATCGTGCTGCTCTTCCAGGGCCAGCCGTTCCGCCTGGTCATCCTGTACGGCGTACTCGGCGCGGCCTTCCTGCCGTTCCTGGCGGGGACGCTGCTGTGGCTGCTCAACACCTCCCGTACGCCCAGGGAGTGGCGCAATGGACTGCTGAGCAACGCGATGCTCGTGCTGGCGGGGCTGCTGTTCCTGGTGCTGTGCGTGAAGCAGATCTGGGACCAGCCGTGGTCGGAGTTCTTCTGA